The Capsicum annuum cultivar UCD-10X-F1 chromosome 1, UCD10Xv1.1, whole genome shotgun sequence sequence gaaaattttcctaccaaaacctgtggatgaaagcatgTCTTTATAGCCATCaggtgcctcttctgaaaggtggcaatggttcacttaaaaggtgtaacctttctTGAAAATCATGTCTGTTCATCCAAAGAATGCGTCTTTTTCgaacaggcataccatttcatgaatcagtgtgtcatttcgttgaagagTTGCATCCCTTCTGAAGCATCAATTTGCTTCTGCACTACATTTTGAAGCAGTATAAATGGAGGATCAAAAACACAGAAAAATTTATTGCGTTTCCCCTTTggtatttttgaattaaatttctgtcaaataaaatttgtccaaaaaaataaatctcatcaatcgatcatttgtcaaatccaaatccgaatctgaatccaaagccgaagccgaagtcgagccgagcgagcgacaacGACGACTGtgcgaggcaccaccttgttcttgcctcactatacATATGGAGTAAGTGCTTAttattataaacacttcaaagttcccttctcccaccaatgtgggagaattagtgaactttcccttaaaagaatacactttttattttggtgtctctctttctctctactatttttcttccatttttcattctcacttttcatacatattgaacctaacaatcccccacataaatggggaatggctacttttttgtaaaattttacggacaagtatgtgatcatcaagcaaagactaattgcatctggataagtgagttttcctttgaatttttcgtagtgaacatgcatcggatgcactcggtcaatcggtagatttgatatctttgaacctttgatctttaatgtatacctagacaacatatgtcatacaaccagccttttaccatttatggttctcatggttttgttctttttagccatgaacacgttCCGATTTCATGAGAGTTTAGAaaatagacctttactaacattctccttgaagcggcttccacttcgacCTCACATAGGcaatttctaaatgttcaatcttatagattaaactatttggtcaaatctgccaaatttagataatcattaaaagacttcacaccataagctATACAGATTCCAAAAGTGTgttattccttaagattattatttaaaatgtttttgAGTACATGAATCTGTATATACACGCAACAATAaattcaacacaagttcaaatctaagactataacacttatgaagttccttaacaccttcaacccaagattataaataatctataatTTTCCTTAATGTACCTGAGGTTATGGAGACATACCATTTCATGATTAAATTTATTGCGTTTTTCCCACCGAAGCCTGAGTCCGAgcccgagcgagcgacgacgacagcgcgaggcaccaccttgttcttgcctcactatccatgtggagtaagtgcttcttattataaacacttcaaagttcccttctcccaccaatgtgggagaattagtgaactttcccttaaaagtatacactttccattttggtgtttctctttctctccactatttttccttcatttcccattcacacttttcatacatattgaacccaacaacccTACCTCTGGCTGGAATAACAATTCTGAAATAACTTATTTCAggacaaaagatataaaataaataaaataacttaaaagaCTCATTTTACACATCTCTATATAAAAggctaaattaaataaaatggaaggtatttttataaacaaacaacttattcttaaaaattatgcaacacataatatttttaatacaacAAGCTAAACATTccataaaaaataataccaatataACTGATTTCAACATAATTAATCTCATCATAACTGATGTTTACACCAGACGAAACTTTATAATTGTCAAGCCCCTAAGGAAAGGGCATGCAGTGTCCATCACAAGAGCGGATTGATGACCGGGGGATCAAGGAGAATAACCAATATATATGCTTTTACTAGATCTCGTGGCAAGCTTCCACATAATAAGGGTGCATATAGTACTttaaacaaatattagaaatgAAAGGAGGGAAATGGTGAAGTAATATAGTATTTGTTAGGTTATgagaattttttattaatttacttaatttacaaaatcaatattttgtcatgaatatttgaaatacaatttaAGATTTAAACTACACTCAggactttcttttcatttttttcactttcactatatttttcttttttcaaatttacgttaactttttattattaaaaaataacttccTTTAAATTATATtacatatttaaatcatattttatgctcttttataaaatttaaagtacATTCAAACAATCAAATATTATTTGCAAAAATTATAACGAacacaacttcaatttcaacaatttcaagtgtgattttttttgtttgtaaaagtATGTAGAAGCTCTTATAAGAAATTTAACATATGACATTATATTATGCGATTATCTGTTTTGAGATATAATTAAACCTCTCTATAACGGTTCATCGTTATAATGGTTTTTTACTATAATGATATGATTTTCtcctaaataaatttttcatgttatatcTCACTTCTCTATAATGATTTTCTATATATAACAGTTATATTGTTTATTATAGTGGtacaatttttataaaattacctCTCTTATAACAACATATTCGattcttatttaatattaagaGATAGTATATGCAGAAGATAATGacgaaagtgttgatgaagagtCTCAACCTACTATTATTTCGAACAAGATCGAAGAGTCAATTGTTAATTAGCTCTTAACATTCAAGGGAAAGCGATTAAATACCCTTTTGTTGAAAGTTTGGACAAAAATCTTCGTTAATCTAAGTGATATATTGTAATTAACTAAGAGATTAAAATTTACGAAAGCCTACAATTATAAAATTCTTATATCAAgcttgaaatatttaaactttctattaattttaaattcatatgttccttaaattttaattcttttctgGTACGACATATCTAGTTATATAAATTCTTTTGGTAATGTATCAGTccttttaataatgaaatatgaaaatcaattGAAACTTAAATTTAACAAGTACTTTATTTTCGTCTGTAacatagaaaatataaataaataaactttttagaCTTTTAATTGTAACAACTAAATGAGATCTAAACATCAAATGTCACTACGCATGTATTACTACACGTCTCTATAGTAGTCATGAATTTTTTGGACAAACATTATCACTATAGGTAGGTTTAGCTGCATTactctttaaaataaatttgattatatatttGAGCTAAATTAGTTAAGCTCCTGGATTTtgctaattttaaaaattgaatggTATAAATCATGtttataaaaaatactttcataatcaaaatatttttacaaaaatataatcaaacacaacttcaactttcgctataattttaaaattttcaaataaaatgagtatttttttttattttgataatcaaTCATCCACGTAATAAGACATAACATACTTTACGTGACCCACTATTATGACCTTGATATAATATAGTGCAAGGAACAAATGTTTGGAGAACTCTCCTAAGCCAAAATAAATCTGTATGGTATGTGCCATGATCAGTTTAAAGCATGACATGCATATAATCTTTAATTTGGGCATAAGCACTATCATAGTGAAAAGGACAACTGGAAAAGCTAAAGTTAAATATTAGTAAATTTTTGTAGAAGTCATTTAAATAAGGGATTATTGTTTTAATTAAAGACAAGTtgtcctctagtcaaagttttcACCTAACTGGACATAATTCTCAACAAGCTTACACAGCATTGAACAGTATAATGCCACTATTTATAGTCAAGCAGCCACTTTTGACATTACTTATAATGAGACTAATTGATTATGTTGTGAAAAATGAATGTCATGTTGCAAAGCAAATGCCATGCGGCATACTCTTAAGTTGACTTATTGCCAACTAATTTCCCACCCCTTTTAAGTGGATAAACTTTACCACTTCATTATTGGCTATATATATAGGCTTATTGTTATTCTTGAAAAGGTATGAAAGTAATATACAACTATAATTCGCACTCTCAATTTTGCACACTActtattatttctattatattatactttgttttgtaaataattttataacacattatttATATGAATCTCTATTATTCTGAGCAAATACGGGTAATaaagattaatatttatttttcttaaataatgttAAATATATCCAAAAGTGAATTTGTTGCTCTAGATATATCGGGCAAAACTTACATATTCTGGGCACTGGATGCCAAAATACATTTGAATGCGATGGGTCTGACAGACaccatcaaaaacaaaaatcaggCATCAAATCAAGACAGGGCTAAAGCCATGATATTTCtccgtcatcatcttgacgaaggtCTGAAAATGGAATATCTCACAATTAAGGATCCGCTTATATtgtggaataatttaaaagaaagatacaACCACCTGAAGATGGTCATCCTTTCACAGGCACATTATGAGTGGACTTATTTGAGGTTACAagactttaaaaatataactaattataaTTCTGCGTTGTTTAGAATTAAATTGCAGTTGAATTTTTGCGGAGAAAATATAACTGATCACGACATATTAGAGAAAACATTCTCTACTTTTCCTACCTCGAGTATGCTCCTACAGCAGCAGTATCGAGAAATGGAATTTAAAAAGTATTCTGAATTGATTGCTCATTTTCTTGTAGCTGAACAATATAATGAGCTTTTAATGAGAAATCATGAAAATGGACCTCATAGTACTGCTCTATTCCCTAAAGTGAATGTTGCACATTTTCACCAAACTAGGCGTGAAAGAAGTCTTGACCCCAGTCGTGGTCGTGGTCGTGATCATTGTCGTGGAAGAGATAGATATTTTAATCAGGGTGATCGCCTTGCAATAAACAATGACCCTCAACATCATCAGTGCAAAAAGAATGGTGAAGCTTCTGAAGCAGCGCCAAGGACGAACACTGAAAATAGATGTTCTCGATGTGGAGCAAAGGGACACTGGTCGCGTATCTGTCGTACGCCAAAGCATCTGGTGAAGCTCTATCAGGCCCCTTAAGAAAACAGATAATGACGTTGAGGCAAACTTTATCTCTGAAGATAATATTAAGCCCATGAATGTAGATGCCTCAGATTTCTTCACTATCCCCGAAGGATATGTTAATCATCCTGTAGATGATGAATATGAAATAGTCTGATTGTTTTACTTTCCTATTTTATTAGTTTACATTTTTGTTAATAGTATCTCACTAATCTTATAAATTGATAAAGTTTGTGTAATACGTTATGTGCTAGTAATATTATaatgtttatattatttattttttcatcttgaagaatatatgaatactcctgaagtagtaaatctgaaattaaaGATATGATAGAGAAAATTCTCTACAGTTACATGTATACCTCGATTTACTCCTAAAGTAgcaaaatattgaaagaaatcCTAAGGTATGATCGtttgatatgcttaaggcacattgtaataattatatttcattctcgaagaatgaaaatttttgataaattgttaattatctttcattctcaaGGAATGAGAATTTTTGATAAATGTTATAATTACAGATTCATTTTCTGAGGTGAATGTGATATTTAGTAAGGTATATAAATGTGCACTTGACTATGAAAATCACATTCAGAAGAAGTAGaatgaattattttgaaatttacttcCGAAGTAGTAAGTTATCTTAAATCTACTCCTGAAATATTAGAACTTTGAAATTTACTCTAGAAGTAGTGAATCTGATATTTACTTGTAAAATCGTAAATTTGATATTTACTCCCGAAGTAGTAAGATTGTGCAATAGCAAAATCTTGTAAACTACTCTCGAAGTAGTAGACCTTTTACTCTAGTAAATAACTCATGCCATGATAAATTTGGAGTTTACTAGTTTTATTTATTGCGTGAATGATTTTGTCATCCTGAAGATGAGAATATTGAGTTTTAAACATATAATGAAGaactaaaagattcttcaagaactattacttgttctcatgataagttaatTGAACTAGCTAATGTTGGGACTAAATTTCCTGAATTCTAAAAAAtgtaaaaggtgaataagggcccattCACCCGTCGTTTGATATGATGCATCCATAAGATGGTCACATGTACGTTTATTGttaacctgcagtttgacattcataaagttgtcttCTCAATTAAATTGAGTCAAGAGCATACTTTTCTAATAATGTAGTCAAAacaattgatcttgataatgctggTTATATTCAAgttggtttagcattgaatgcctcatataaatagctgaaccattgcttatgagaacaaagataaaaaaatattgatctGAAATATATATTGCATGCAATAGCACTTGtgtgcattagaccaataaattatgatcaattctgtcctctcaattggttcaggATTAGGAACCATATATTTTCCATCTAATAGCTTTTGATGTACGGTATGTAATTAATAGATATACCATGATTCAAAAAGATGAATTCTCCAAAGTAGATTAGAgtatatgttagttttcctaacataagggggagataataagcAGCTAAGAAATATGTTGAGAATTATCATTCGTACGAtcctcatttaaaagataattcaagtcaaatgccagaAGCATTTGCTGGCCcaaaattgatttcatatttaGCTGCAGATGCTCCTACTGTTTGTCCCTGAAGGACAGAGTCTAtagcatgcatgaagcatggtagatcaatcggttccaaataacataattcttgaaaagaaaatAGTGCAAACGGTTATAATAAAGAGGCAATATGCTATTGAAGAGCAATGACATAACATTTTGTGAAACCTCCagaagaggttcaggtacctgaaaataagaATGTGATGAGATCTCAATAAGTTATGTCGTAATATGAATCGATACAAATGAAACTTCGTCAACGATATCTTTAGTACAATAGTGCGCAATATTGTATAgtattatgaggatctgaattctacgtttatttaagcatgctgacgtagaaataattatcaaatggaaTATGTTTCTTGGTAAGCATAAGGTTTATTTGGCCTGGAGTCCTGTCACTAGAAGATGTCATAAATTTAATATTGAATGACTCACTTGATAAtgaaatttacataaaaatttcagAAGGATTaaagatgcctgaagcatatagttcaaagcctcgaaaattatattcaattagattacaaagatcattataacaatctaaaataatcagGACGTATACGGTATAATCTCCTTAGTGAGTACTTGATAAATGGGGGTtacataaatgatgtcatttgtccttatatttttattaagaaaacgacatcggagtttgttatactcgCTGTTTATGTGGATGACATAAATCTTATTGGAACTCCAGAAGAGATCCAAAAGGCAATTGAATATCttaagaaagaatttgaaataaaagatctTGAAAAGACAAAACTGTCTTGGACTGCAAATTAAACATTTAGCAGACGGGATCTTCATCCACCAATTTGCCTATACTGAAAATGTCTTGAAATAGTTTTATACGGACAAAGCACATTCATACTCTAATGATTGTCTCACTTGAAGTGAGTAAAGATGCATTCCGACCTCCAAAAGAGGGTGAAGAAATTCTTGGTCCTGAAGTACTATATCTCAATGCTATTGGTACACCTATGTAACTTGCTAACAACGCAAGGCTTCATATAACCCATTCTGTTAATTTTCTAGTCAGGTACAGTTCTTCTCTTTCATATAGACATTGAAATAGAGGTAAGCATATATTGCAATATCTAAAGGAGCCTATTGATATGAGTCTATTTTATACTAACAAAGATAGTTTAGATCTTGTTAGTCATGCAGCTGCAGGTTATTTATCTAATCCACATACAACaagatttcaaataggttatgtgTTTACATATGGAGGTACAACAATATCATGGTGATCTACAAAGAAGTCTATTGTTGctacttcttcaaatcatgctgagataatagttattcatgggCCAAGTAGAGAATACATATTACTGAGGTCAGTGatacattccatcaaagagatATGTAGCCTGAAGCTCGATATCATGATATCCACAGTCATATTTGAAGacaatgcaacatgcataacTCAATTAAAAGGAGgtttataaaaggagatagaacgaagcacatttcgccaaaatTCTTCTTCACACATGATCTCCAgaagaatgatgatattgatgtataACAAATCCGTTCAAGTGACAATCCAGCAAATTTGTTCACCAAATCCTACCAACTTCAACTTTTGAGAAAATGGTATACAAGATTGGAATGCGAAGACTGAACCGATTGTATTGAGGGTAAAaatacgcattgtactctttttttcttaaccaaGGTTTTTATCTCTTTGACTTTTTCttggtaagatttttaatgaggcaacactcAAATGCGTATTCAGAAAGATTTTTTACATGACATCCAAGAGGGAGTGTTGAAGAAAAATGAATATCATGTTGCAAAGAAAATGCCATGTGCCATACTTCATTattggctatatatatataggctTATTGTTATTCTTGAAAAGGTATGAAAGTAATATACAACTACAATTTGAACTCTTTATTTTGCACACTACTTgttatttctattatattataCTTTGTTTCGTACATAATTTTATAACAGATTATAGGTTTTGTGGCTAGAAAATTTGGTTTTCTTTATTTGAGTAGATTCTATCTTCTCCAGATTGTTGGAGATTTATATCGGTGAGGTCAAAAAAATTTGATCTGTTTATATGGTCTTCAACAATTTTTCCTTCATGATCTAGTCTTGTTAAGTCCTCCAACTCATtgtttatcatggtatcagagttaAGTCTATTCAACTCATTATATTGTTTCCGATGTTGAGGCTCCCATCTTATATTATACTATCCACACTTCAAATGTCCTTGACATGGGGATGGACTTTTAAGGTTTTTGATCTCCTCATATGGTTTTGGACAAACAACAGACAAACTACCCTCATGAGCTACCTTTCGGGGAATATAATTTTTGgtactatttttctttatacaCGTACAGAAATTCTGCAGAAACTTTGGTCATATTTACAATTTTTCCACTTAAAATAAAAGTGTCGAGAAAATGATGTTATCCTAATTATTTCTCTCAAGTTATCCTTTAGGTCTTCAAAAATATCGTACAAGGTTTCTCCCTTCCCACTAacagctctctctctctctctcctttccctctctctctctctcgtccCGGTCCCCTgcccccgtcgccgtcgccgacctccggcgccgacccgacccgacctccggccCGACCTCCGGTatggctctctctctctccctaccctctctctctctctctcgtcctggccccgtcgccgtcgccgtcgtcgaccttcggcgccgacccgacccgacctccggccctgacctccggtccccggcgccgaccCCCGTCGCCGCTCCCGGCTGCCCTCTGTCACCGACCTCCGGTTCCAATCCGCTTCCCCCCCTCCATTTATACCCCCCATCTCCGTCCATACCCCCCTCTCCGACGCCGGCGGGATACAACAGCCCCCCCCCCCACCTCGGTCTCCAACCATCCGTCGCTTGGTCTCCAGCCGTCGATTTGGTCTCCAACAGCCGAAGCTCGGTCTCCAGCCGCAGCTCCGCCTGCACCCGCCGCTCGGCCGCCAGCAGCCGCAGCACCCAAACGACGACCAGTTCCCTCGGTCTCCAGCAGCCGCAACTCCATCTCAGCACCGGAATTCCCCGGAACCCGATCAACGCTGGGCTTTGGTTTTCGGCTTGGTTTACAAGCATAAcctggtgacttctaacctttgttatttcattcttcgtattatgctaatagtagcccctgtaccttgacttgcgttggatttgttgatattgtctgttgtctgttgttgctgttgctgtggtcgtttcttgcacTGCTTTGTCGAGGGTTATCAGCTTGGGAATCTGTTTTTGgggctgtgggtgttgagtccagtggtgtttgctctctagttgagtttagttttgttcctggattattcctttgaatttgtgtgagccttgtatttcttgctgctactttgctactaccatcgtttatatctttatattttcctatactttcgTGTGGTTGTAGCTGTGCGGGCGTGGGGCAGTGGTGGGGAcgggggatgaggaaagggcgggagtaggagggaggccaaggtttggccgcgggggggggggggggggggggaggacgTGTGGAGAGtgatggtaggctgagggttgggtcttggaatataggaacccttcagggtaagtccatagagcttgtgaagattcttaggaagaggaggatcaatattgcgtgtgttcaagagaccaagtgggtagggtctaaggctagggaggtggatggttacaagctgtggtactctgggagcgagaggcgtagaaatggagttggcatcttagtagataaagagcttagaggtcaggtagtagaggtgaagaggatcaacgataggttgatgactattaagttagtcattcgggggtttaccctgaaagtgtgtagtgcctatgagccgcaagtgggatcggagggggaggagaagacgcggttttgggaggctttggaggaggtggtgagaggcgtgcctagctcggagaagattattgtagcaggagatttcaacgggcacatcggggcgttaccgggaggctttggtgatgtgcatggtggttttggttttggggaaagaaatgaagagaGGGCTACTCTATTGGAGTTTGCCAGGTCCTTTGgcctggtggtggtgaactcgggcttcccgaagaaggacgaccacctgatcacctttcaaagcgcgatagccaggacccatattgactttttgttgcttaggaaaggggatagggcgttgtgtaaggactgtaaggtcatcccgagtgagaatctctcgacccagcataggctcttggttatggatttgggtataaagaagaatagaaagaggaggagtaaggagtgtagacctagaattaagtggggcggcttgatgctagtgaatgcgtgggagatagaagagaagttggcgggaatgggggcgTGGGAGTGTAGGgaggacgtggatagtatgtgggatagggcggctaggtgcatcagggagaatgcaagtgaggtgttgggtgtttctaggggccgggccgggcatcatcggggggattggtggtggaataaagaggtagagaagaaagtggggaccaagaaaggggcgtatgctaaattggttgagagtaaggacgaagaagagaagcgggtaaacaggaaagagtacgagctagctaggaaggaggctaagttagcagtcacGGCAGCCAAGACGgctgcttttgagagcttgtatgcagggttacaggggaaaagaggggagaaaaagttgtttagactcgctaaggctagggagaggaagggtcgtgacctctatcaggtgaggtgc is a genomic window containing:
- the LOC107870648 gene encoding uncharacterized protein LOC107870648, whose protein sequence is MLNISKSEFVALDISGKTYIFWALDAKIHLNAMGLTDTIKNKNQASNQDRAKAMIFLRHHLDEGLKMEYLTIKDPLILWNNLKERYNHLKMVILSQAHYEWTYLRLQDFKNITNYNSALFRIKLQLNFCGENITDHDILEKTFSTFPTSSMLLQQQYREMEFKKYSELIAHFLVAEQYNELLMRNHENGPHSTALFPKVNVAHFHQTRRERSLDPSRGRGRDHCRGRDRYFNQGDRLAINNDPQHHQCKKNGEASEAAPRTNTENRCSRCGAKGHWSRICRTPKHLVKLYQAP